GTTTTAGAAATTTGGCATCGATGAGTGGAGGTGGAGCACCCGATTTTTTCTACAGGGAAGCTCAACGTCTCGGCTATGTTGCTCGTTCAGCTTTCAAGGTTTCGGTTTtcattactttttcttttcatcgtttcatttctttttaataaattcttGCTTGGTTTTCAGTTGCTTCAAATACAGAATCAATATAAGTTAATAAAGCCAGGTTGTTCAGTTCTAGACCTTGGTTGTGCCCCTGGTGCTTGGCTTCAGGTTTTTCCCTTTTGCTTCAAAAAGTtgcttctcttctttttctgaGTCCCTGTTGATCTGTATGTGGATTTTTCATGGTGTTATAGGTTGCTTGTCAGAGTTTGGGTCCATTGAAGAATGGTGGGGCTGTCGTGGGAATTGATGTTAAGGTAATATTCACTGCTTGAAAGCCTCTATAAtttcttatgttttgttttggtaAGACAAGTGAAAGATTTTCTTAGTATGATTGTAATTTATGGCAATAAAATTTGGGATTTTCAGAACAGAAGGTGAAGGTTCCTTCTCTTCACTGTGATGCAAGGGTTCAAACTATTTCCGCTGATGTCATGAAACTATCCAAGCCACAAGTTATGGAACTCTCGCCTAAGGTAGCAAGTAGTTCAAGTTTTATGTCCATAATCTTAGAATtttgtaatgtttttttttaaggagTTTTTTCTCggttttgtttgaatttgaatgCTTAGCCCATTGCCAATTCAAGTGATTAAATGATGTTTGCCAACTGTTGTCATTGCTGATTGGGATTCGAATCTCTCGAGTCATTGCGCAGATTTAGTAATTTTTCTGTACAAATTTCCTGTTCACTCTTTTCATCCTAAATTGTCTTTGTTGCATGAAAATCTAGATTTGATGTCAATTCAAACTTTGCATCTTTTCTGGCTTTGATGATTTGAATGAAGCAAAGAACAGATTTGGTCACTTTAGACcagttagaaaaaaaattattcaacgAAAAAGATACAATCTGGTAATAAATAGATTCTATGGATGCTTTAGGGGGTAGTTTTTTGTATCAAACTTTGCTTACCTGTTAGAAGGGTCAGCCTTTTGTTTCTAAAAGGCccgactcttcatttttcttgaagaatCAATGTCTGGAACCTTTGTCCATGCTCATCCAGATATGACCTTTCAGTGACATGGAAAAATTGAATACCACACTCTTCATCTTTCTTGAAGAATAAATGTCTGGAAACTTTTGTCCATGCTCATCCAGATATGATCTTTCAGTGACATGGAAAAATTGAATACCACTTGTGTTGGATAGGTGCTTATATCATACACTTACACCCAAATCCAAATAACATAGCTCTTCAATTATGTTACACAAATTTAAACTTAGTCTTCTATTTGCCTATAGggtaaaaaaatttctttataaCTTCTTACAGATGTATGTGTCTTGTTTTGCAGAAAAAAGGGTTCTCAGTTATACTTTCAGATATGTGTCCTTCGGTTTCAGGAATTTCAACTCGGGATGCAGCTTTGTCCTTCGAGTTAGGTATGCGAGCACTCGATTTAGCTGTCGGTAGAGCCATGAACTTGTCAAATGATAATTTCCAAAATGAAGGAGAGTCATGCACTTGTAGTCCATATGATAAGGGTGTATTGCTGTCCAGAGGGCATCTCGTCATTAAGCTTCTGGAGAGCGAGGATACAAAAGGTGAGATTTCACCCATGTTGCTCtgactttatttttcttggaaCTACTCGTGTTCATCATCCGTAGATGGCATTTCTCACACTTTTGTTTATGGTGTTTGCAGAATTGAGCCAGATTTGCAAACCACTCTTCAAAAAATCAACATGGTTAAGGCCCAAGGCTACAAGATCCTCATCCAGagagatttatttaatttgtcaagATTTAAAGTCACAGTAAGGTTCAGAATCTTTAGGTTGTCGGCAACTATTTGTTACCCCAATGACCTCCCGGATATGAATGTCGAATATgggtatgtttaattttttttaatgtatttggaGTATCATATCTCTATACTCATATCCAAAAAACATATCGAACCCAGAATATGAAATGCTCTTGAGAACATCTTTCTTAGTAGTACTTATaagaaaatcaatacaaaagatATATCCATTGGATGCGGATAGAAAAGCatgaaaaacatttgtttttatatagttttgttTTCCAACTAGGTTTTACTtggtttcatgaaaaaaaagaaagttttatCTCACTTGGTGATgtcaaacttattttaaaaatgttgagGAGGGAAAATACTTACATTAATGTAAATGTACCTTCatgtgatatttatattttatatttagaaatgGAGAAGAAATGCATGCTTCCTTCTGGGGATGGAGTTTGAATCTCTTCTAGGATTGgtcaaaaaaaatgtaaaacattaaatatacaCATTTGATTGATTGGAATAATTTATGATCCAAGAATAAGGTAGGTATAAAATGTTAAGAAGAAGCATGTTTTATGGAAGGTTAATTGGGGATAAGGTATTAACTGCCACATGATGCTAGATTCCTCCTCTTAATTGacctatattattttttatgataccAAAATCCTCTAGGATTTTTgtctaataattttgttttcaaagtgTTTCAGCCCTAGTCTTTTGTTATTAGCTTTAAAAAAGGGTATTTAAGTGaatgtatatttgaaaatataattatctacaatttttttaattttgatatgtgATCTTAAGTTTATCAAAGTGGATAGTGACATTTGATATCAAAGAAagctttaaatattattaatatgcGAAAAAACTTACAACGATAGTTGCAAGAAATTTACGTTTAAGTAGTtggatttttctatttttataggGTTTTGCTCAAAGGGATAATTCACTATCTTAAAATCTCGTATAAgtgattattaattttaacacTCACTAGATTAGCAACTTCAATTTCACGTCTAAGATCTAAATCACTTTCCTTAAGTGTTTTTCGTGTAAACCAAATAATTGAGTTGTTTTCACACTCAATGCACTTGCAAATACAAGTTCCTCAGtgtaaaaatctataaaaatctctagtatttaaattaatctcaatttgTTAACATACTAGATTAATTACAATAAATCTTTTCATCAAACTAGCGGATAATAAGCTCGGTAAATATCTTCAATAAAACTAGAATAAGTCTTTAATCTTAAGGATAAGTTTTACAAGTTTACCCGATCCAATTCAATCTCGAAATTAATTTGCTTGATCAATCTAAACTAATCTCAAAAAAATAGGTTCTTATACATGTCCAAACCATGAGCAAAGATCATAATCCCATATATACTAAATCATGAGGTTGAATCAAGAATAAAAACAATGTGTTGGAACGAAAtgggaaatatatatatatatatatattgcatcaAATATGTACTAGATTTTGATTATAGAGTTTCTAACATCTTCTGCAAACAAAATGGTAAAACTCAATAAACCATTAAGTTGGTCGATGAAATTTATAGATTGGTCCAAATCTCATGATAGAGATGAGGGAATATAAGCAGGCTTGATAAACAAAGTTGAGTCAAAATTTGTCATCTCCAAAACACCCATTAACAATAGCATGTCAAatcaatcaataaataaatattcctttaaaacaaagacaaacTGAAATGAAgtctcatcatcatcaccatcattatcattattagttATCATCCCTTTCCTCCAATTTCCATGCATGCTTTGTAGCAGTAAACGTTTGACTCTCCTTTTTCACACTCCCTTATTTTTCTATTGAAGAATTGtcttttattacaaaatttctcAGACACTGTTGGCTTTTATCACATGGAAGCATGTGATCATCTTCTTTTATTACAGGAAAACAATTTGTTTATCATATATCAGATTATCCACCTATTTTACTTCCAATTCTTTGTCCTTTACTTGGGGGCTTCTAATGCTTTAGTTTGATTTTAGAAGCAATTTTCGGTGAAtgtttttaattgtatttttgaggtGTGTTTGGATACTACagataaagtttaattattttataatcataaaaaaaattggaatttttAGACGTGCTTGGCGATATATCATGTTTGGTAGTATAgtttataattacaattttaattactataCATTCATGTTGGGTAACATGTTAGTCCTAGAGTGTAGTCGATAATatgattactaataaaataaatcaatatcatatacaattttatctaattactttagcatttcatatttgttagattattcCTTTTTAACTTTCAACATATACTTCTTATTATTTGTTAGTCCTTGATCGAGTTCTTTATCATCTAAATCTGAATTTAAAgatatatcattaaaattacCAATATCACATTCTTCCATATACTCTTATGGATCATCTTAATTCCACATACGAATGAAGTTATGAAGTATTACATACTAATACAACCTAACCTTGTTTTCTTATGCTATACTAGAGTGATGTTAATTTGAGAAAtctttttttgaaataacaaaTGCCCTCTCAACTATATTTTCAAACTTGCTGATGTCTCAAATTAGAGAGTACATGAGTTGTCTCGGGTGTTTATGTCTGTCTCCGTTCTCTTAAATGGTATCATACGTCATGGTATGAtgcaagaaaattttttatatttgcgTGACTAGCATCTACCATATAATATTTGGTTCACTGTGCGAGTAATATATAGCTttgactataaaaaattatataaatttaatttggaaaagaaGTTTATACTAgcttataattctttttataatacgtaaagtaagtaaaaatacaaaacctataatataaacatttataaaaaggtttttaaaatgtcaaataacTTCCATAacacttcttataaataatatttttccataacattttatgacaaaaaattataacatttgtttataaattagtattatttttataatatatagtaaacacacgtaaataaattatatccatactttttggtcataatttttataaataaatatattataacatttgTTACAACacgtaaattatttttataatatattttttagtatttataataaaacatagaaatttattgTCATAATCATTCTAAATACTTATGCATGCTCGTGtttctattataatttttatagtttaaactcgtataaaaaataattttttaaaggtaaGTCCAGGTTAGTATTTGAAAAGCCATGGAGTAATTGGATTTGAGAATAACTACCAATGTAATCACTCCAATTTTCATCTTCCCTCTTAAGAGTTGGAAAATGTAATTGGGGTGcttcaattacacttaattagacctgctcatgggccgggccacCCGACCTGACCCAAAGGCCCACCCAAAAAGTGAGAGAGTtaaggtaaaaatatagacccgaaaaaatgggcttgggaaaaaataatgcctgtttagaaaatgggtcgggcctcaGGTAACGCTTTTTCGGCCTAGCCCGGCCcgaatatgtaaaaaaattgcagtttttttgctatttttttgttgtttttttcactattttgctaccatttcactattatgttactaccattttgttgttattgtataactcgtgttttattgttaattttgttactattttagaggcatttgtttttaaaaatttgttttcaatttgttgggaaacatttattttaatgtttttagtatttttgatgtattatattttaaaaaaattatataaaaaattaaaatgggcctaaaattttggttggacCCGGCtcgacccatgagcacctctacacTCAATCCAATGGAATCCACCAATTACAATAGTTACCCAAACGGGTTAAAATCTACTCGATTACTTTTTCATCcattaatatataatacaatGATCATCATCACTCAAATGTGTAGAacctatttaaaaaatatgaaaaattaacttaggaaaatatgaatgaaaaaataatagagTGGAGCTGTTATTCGTAACTAATTTAGCACTTATTCCTATCTGTTGTGTTATAAAAAGATTCTATAGGAGGAAGACATATATTGTTGGTTAGTAATAAGATGAATTCTGTGCACCCTATTCATACAACATTGGGCATGCTCTAAGGGATCTGTTTTTCTTCACTTAAATCTCaattatatgtttcattttaCTAAAACCAACCTTATGATTGGGTTCAAGATGATGAAGTGAGTGTTGGATTTTGTGTCTCATTTATAATGACATGTCTTAATACTTTATTACTAACGTATGAATCATTACTTGAGTTCTGTACCATATCACacattaaaaatcatatatggGACACAAACGTTGGACccaagttaatatatatatgcaactTCTCCCAAGGAAGATTAAGTGAACAATGAACAATTTGTCCAAATGCATTTGATTGCGAGGGATAAAGTGAACCATACGATTTGCTAGTACATTCATTTGCCACAATTTCAAACTTTACACTCTCCAGATATGTTAATTTTAGGCTAAAGTTAGGCCATGCATATGGGTTGATGTTCATCTATTTCCagcatttctttttaatttctattaatctatttcaaattatctttaaaGTAACGACTTAAAATTCGCTTCTCATTAGAATAAtcataactaatatttttcaaaagaaaaagtggtGAAAGACAAGCTCTGTCAACACAAACAAAGCTTCAAAATCAGCAAGAATACAACAATTACAGCATGTTAGCAATCTGttttgtcacaactcaagcacgacATATCTCCAGAGGGTGGAAGCACCTATCATGATAAGAGATCCAACCCTAGAGGGTCCACAGTAGCAAGCAAAGCCGATAAGAAAACTAAGCATTCACCAAACTGAATAGGACAACGGCAAATCCATCCCTAAAAACACTTGTATAATCTAGACAAAACACTTGTAAAGGACAAGACAAAGTTACTTGCACCGTTTTCATATGTAGGGAAAAGGAAATACTTATTAAACAAAGGAAAACAACACGAGTCCAAACCGactcataaaattatttattatcttGAAATAAATCAATGAGCCAACAAAGAGTCACCATTTGAGTAATTTACAACCAATTCACTTTTCGAAGAGTAATTATTAGTGACCGGTGGCAATTCAATAATGACAAGCATTGATGTTTATTCATCACGGCCCATGAAGATGGAAAGATGCCCacaaaacaaatattcaaattgaaGAGAGGGAAGGAATGTGAGTGAAAAATGGGAAAGAGCATGTGATTGAAGATGATGGAGGGCGAGCGAGGTCGACCAACTATTGAAGAGCCGTCCTATTATTCAATTTGATGATGCTTGGTTCTCTCTTTAGAAtgatgattaaaaaaaaagttagcaCTCATCtcaaaaacatgaaattaaagaaaattaagtcAAACAAGGagtataaatcataaaattacaagGAAATGTGTAAGAATGAAATTATTTGAGATATTTGTTGTGgctgaatttaattaatttctagttCACACTCAttcagaaagaaataagaaataaaagatgttTGTttactcaaatatatatatatatatatatatatatatatgaataaagcAATGGTGAGTGTTCCCCAAATCTTTGACTGAAATTCGCAcaactttattattttggtttttaattgcATAAGGTTTGGGAATTCTTCAAAGAGGTTGGTATCAGCATACTAAGATTCCAATCGAGGATTGTTAGCACCCTATTCGGTGGTTTGATGGGTTTTGTGGTCATCACATTTCACATGGATGCATGTGAACctttatacatataataaaacattcaaTATATTTGTTGGGTTGAAATTCAGCATTTAATCTTCCCCTTCCAGGTTTTAACATACCAACAccacaaatattttctaattattcACTACCTTTCATCTCCATCCAATTTCTCGATTGACATGAATATTATTGTTAACATATGATGACGTAGGTTAAATTCGTTGAAGCatattatcttcctatttataaataattttaggcattgtataaagaaaatatgatcaAACCTTATAATGggattatttaaaaaagtatgaagatatttaacttttacatatttaaaatattatatttaattgaatatatattcaaGGCGAAGCCAAAAAGAATTTTTAGGGGgaccgaaattaaattgtatatttttacgatagtaaaaatataatttcatcattttaatatatatatttataattttaaagaactaaatcaaatttttattattttaagaaagccaaaatacaatttcaccttTACTGatttaaatctttattttaagAGAGTCGGGGCCTGTCAACACCTTAGCTACCCCTGTATATATTTTGACATAAAAAAGAAGATGGAACTTTTACGTGACAATCTTTTCTATAATATTACAAAACTGATTTTCTATGTTacatttggtatttttttaattcttttttatctattacaacaacaattataaatatgaaatctaattaattttctataacAATTTATgtctcaaattttaataaaattaatattattttaaagtgaaatgaaagtattaaattttagttaaaatattgttgcaataaagtatttaaattttatataaaaacaatatttataatattttattaaataaaaataagttttaataaagTTGTTTTAGCTAAAATTACATTGTTGCTATTACAACAATGAGGACAAGAGTTTAAATGCAATTGATCGTATTTTTCCTCTGATTTAAAGGTATGAGGGTATAGGTAGAAGTATAGGGGCGAATTTAGGGGGCTGGTAGGAGTTtggccctttaaaatttttaaaattttagctcccttaaaaatgagaaaattttgatttaatctttaaaaattatatttttactatcgtaaaaattacaatttaatttcagcccCCTAAGAAAAAATTCTTTGCCTTTGGGTAGAAGTAggtattgtataaataaatctttaataaatggaattacatttataaattttactaaagatatgataaaatttcactaattagtgttataaatatttttaatttttaatttgaaattttgaaaaatttcaaatgtgatttaaatttcaaatgttattATAGGTGTATAACAGTCACCACTCaataacatttgaaaatttgtcAAATGAGGTTATTCTAGAATGGGTCgtattattttaagattttggtataatggtaaatttagccctcaacatttacatcttttatcaatttgacacttaattctttttttaaactaaatttgggtattaacttttcaaaaagagtcaattcatttttttaacgGAAATGatcattaaaacattaattttttttaatgatgttgGCTTGTCAACCCGCATGATAGTCCACATACACTTTATGCTGACATGGCACTATTTGCCTCATATGTCACGTCAatgaataatttataaatttttttaattttttattaaaattatgaaaaatctattaaattataaaaacaatttttttcctaaaatggACAATTTCAATGTCTTGAACATGTAAATTACccaatcaaatttatcatactaaaatatcttgtttttatgttattttatttttaaaatttttaaatatatattattttcaatttatatgttctaacttaaaattaatcatattttaaacattattttaatttcatatttttaaatttttaatttaacttaaattttatttcacccCACTCTAGTTAATAAAATGGTGATCCTTACCATAATTAAGAGCATTggcatttataaaaatatgttaaaaccGAAATTGGTGGTACACAAAATAATTGAAATCATGTGCTAAGGAGAcacaaattttgattaaataaaaaatgctaGTATTTGGTGCAATAAACtgaactcaaaatttttattttaacaaagtctacgtaaatatattcaattgcattaatattttgattaagaataaaatatgacacagaaatattaaataatggtACACACGTTGAGGCCAGATTCTTTGTAAGTCGCGCATGATTTTGAACGGTTGACACAGTAAAACGTGTAACAGGTTTTGACTGACACGTGCCAAAATGATAATAGTAATGTCCTTCTGACACGTAACATTTATCGGAAATAGTAgcgtttttaaaagaaataatttctaaacgattttaaagttttcatatttttgtctattttattaatatttaataaattgatcgAGAAGGACTTTacttatgaatttttatttttacatgattataatattaaaaatactttataatttcaaaagtatGGTTAAAAACgttgtattgatttttttaatattttaactatagtttaaggattaaattagatattaacccttaaattaatatgtcaccttatttttcattaaaactgTAATGGTTATTAACGGATAAATGAGAAAAACATTATAAATCGATAACAATAATGATCAAAATATACTTTTTCATAGtttagtgaaaaaaaattatcaaaatttagtgattattttagtaatttgcTGATTTAAGAAtccaaaatgaccaaaatgataaacaaataaatgagaaaatgtgataaaaggaaaaagataaacctcaaaattatacatgaactttagtCTAATGTGTAATTTCAtaaatgaactttgattttgtacaattttatacataaaattttgacttGATCCAgttcttataaattataaacacaattatcaatatagcatcattttatgtttatttattgcatataaaataattatatttatctaatataaaacaatttgatatatatatttctttaaatgtgtataattgaatcaaattgaaagTTTCGTATTTATATTTGGAGAAAGGATTATATGAAACAGAAATGCCAGATCATCATGTATCCCCTACCAATTATTTAAtgtcattttagtatttttttcatGCCATTGagatattattttggtaaaatttttaacctGAACTCTATATTCTAAATCATAGACATTGGACCTTGAACTTTGAACCCTAGACCCATGACCatgggtttaggatttaggttCAAGGATCTAAGGttcaagttaaaaataattatcaaaatgatGTGTTCATGACATGAAAAAAGAtactaaaataacattaaataattgataaGAGATTGTGGAATAAAACTTCTAAGATTTTTCATCCCAAAAAAGTTTGATGGAAAAACAGAAAAATGGATTGAGCTCTTTTAGTTacaataaaattagttaaactaaaaaattgtTCTTCCGTAAAGTTGAATTCCCCTTTTAAATTTACTTGCATAAATTGGCAGTTGTTAAAAGTTACTGGCAAAAGCAATATCTTTTACTTCGATACTCTGCAAAACTGTAATCTTTTCTCCATTCATTTTTTCTTGAATCTATAATTTAGAGCTACAGTTTTTAGATTCAAGTTTCATTCCAATGTTATTTGGAAGAAATTTATTCAggcttaatttaataataatatttttataataatcaattttttatttttttatttttaaaaattaaatcaaaattttccatatgctaatttataattttataaattttaaacagtTAATAATGTGATATCTTATTTTAGGGGTATCAGGACCTTGCCAATCCCTTTCAGATTGCCCTTCTATATATGACTCAATGGCAtagtatttaatatataaaaaaaatcttttataaaatatatataaaagaga
The sequence above is a segment of the Gossypium raimondii isolate GPD5lz chromosome 4, ASM2569854v1, whole genome shotgun sequence genome. Coding sequences within it:
- the LOC105780685 gene encoding uncharacterized protein LOC105780685 isoform X2, translated to MSGGGAPDFFYREAQRLGYVARSAFKLLQIQNQYKLIKPGCSVLDLGCAPGAWLQVACQSLGPLKNGGAVVGIDVKKVKVPSLHCDARVQTISADVMKLSKPQVMELSPKKKGFSVILSDMCPSVSGISTRDAALSFELGMRALDLAVGRAMNLSNDNFQNEGESCTCSPYDKGVLLSRGHLVIKLLESEDTKELSQICKPLFKKSTWLRPKATRSSSREIYLICQDLKSQ
- the LOC105780685 gene encoding uncharacterized protein LOC105780685 isoform X1, with the translated sequence MLLVQLSRFRFSLLFLFIVSFLFNKFLLGFQLLQIQNQYKLIKPGCSVLDLGCAPGAWLQVACQSLGPLKNGGAVVGIDVKKVKVPSLHCDARVQTISADVMKLSKPQVMELSPKKKGFSVILSDMCPSVSGISTRDAALSFELGMRALDLAVGRAMNLSNDNFQNEGESCTCSPYDKGVLLSRGHLVIKLLESEDTKELSQICKPLFKKSTWLRPKATRSSSREIYLICQDLKSQ